The sequence GCGGAAAATACTGCTTTAGAGCGAGTTAAGAGGAGATCTGAAGCCCAGCAGCCAGGGATAAAGAGGGCCCAGACTGGCAGCAGTACCTTCTCCTCTGAAGCTAGTAATCTTTTCAACGTATGGTCCGTTATTCTCTGCTGTTCATCAAACTGTCGGCAGCGACTATTAATGAGTGCATGAAACAAGGAAGGAGCACACAAGCCATTCAAATATGTGGAGCATGCAAAGAAAAACACAAACATTGTTACACGTGAATATACGAGAATACCTGTTAAAGCTAGTTCTTGGTCAGTAGGAGTTGGGTTATCAGTTCTGAAGTGTGCCAATATATTCACATATAAAATTAGTCTATTGCTTTACTTCTGCACTGATCCACAGCTTCAGATCTCACATCTACCAGAATCCATTGGTTGCTCAATGTCTATCCAGACCTTACAAGTACAGATTTGTCTCCAGGAATCCTTgtggagaacaaaaagctttgttgcatccacattttttgtggacccattgactacaatggatcTGTGGTCCATGcacaggacatattctatctttttgtggaatgaaCATACAAGTGCAgatcatccatgtgctttccaaaaaaaaaaaaaaaaaaaaaaaaaatagggaggtTCAGGGGAATGGCCATTGGGCAAATGACTCATCAGATAACAGTTATTGAAGGTATATGGCCACTTTTAGGGGGTGCATCTGGGTAGGACTGACTTCCAGCAGATTTGgaaatgcagctctggactataaAGCTGTAACTGATGATCAGTATAAAAATTAAGCCAAACTGTTTTATGTAGATTATAGCATTCGGCAAAATGGTAGTTAATAGTGAACATACACTTGCACGATAACATCTAACGAGCAAATtgtgtttcccccccccctctaaaacattaaagagcttgtgtcacttcagcaaatggcatttattatgtagaagacgttcatacaaagcacttactaatgtattgcgattgtccatattgcctcctttgctggcttgattcattctccatctcattatacactgcgCATTTCCATGGTCACGGCCACCGTGAAATCCTgcagcggtggccgcgcttgcacacTATGATAAAAAGCTCTGGCCTATAAGCATTCCTGGCTGCTAAAGAGGCtgccactttttcctatagtgtgcaagaacgaccaccactgatggattgcagtgttgtcgtaaccatggaaacaagcagtgtataatttgatggaaaaatgaatccagccagcaaaggaggcaatatggacaatcacaatacattagtaagggccttgtattaactttctctacattaaaaaaaaaaataatgacactttctgaagcgagacaaccctttaaaaataggtgtaatgtatttttatttcatAGCAAgtagtccaaaacagaaaaaaaaaaaaaaaaaaaaaaagttatccaAGTTTTTATTTCTTTACTGTGTGAACCATGTTGCTATGGAATATCATAGACCTATATTCTGCGTTTAGTGACCAGCTTTGGAGGGTCTCCAGGCTGCTCTAAACCATGCAATGCATTCCTGTGGGGAAAACATCTCCAGGAGGATGTTCAAGGTGTATATTAAGTGCCAGGGAGGCAGCCAGCCAGTGGAAACATGCACACTCCGGGGACATGCACTCACCTCTCTGAAAGTTCAGCACGTTCCTCTGCACGTTCCAGGTCACCCTCAATGATCACCAACTTACGGGCAACCTACCACACGGAGGGAAACGCAGAGTTTAACCAAGCAGTGAAATGAAGAACATAAATGACAGATGTTTTCCTAGGAGCCATTTCGGAAAGGAGAACGCTCCCTCTGTCTATCCTGTATAGCATGAACAGGGATGTGCTGCCCACAAACAAGGAATCTGTACTATACAGGGGGATGCTAGATGGGTGTAAATTGTATTTCCTATCAGAGGCTGGGGAGAAGGTTGTGTATATAGAGTTGAATTACTGGATGGGAATGTTTATTCTGCAAATTATATCTATACTTTATGTAAAACTAAATTATAGTGTTATGTTTCTTTCTAGTCTCTTTAACAGACTAATGCTGCTTCCGATTTGACTCTTAGAAGGAAAGATCTTATATACCTCTTAAGCGCACTTGTTTGGCCAAAGGCTTAAGAAGTCTTTGTGCCCTCACCTCTTCATATTTGCGATCAGCCTCCTCAGCAATGTGCTTGGCTTCCTTAAGCTGGATCTCTTGCAGCTCCATCTTCTCCTCATCCTTCAGGGCTCTGTTTTCAATGACCTTCATGCCTCTGAAATGCAGCAGGACACCCACCAGTGAATACAAATTGCCcagcagagtaaggcctcttgcacactaacgtattttcattccgtgtctgttccgttttttttttgcggaccatatacggaaaccattcattttaatggttccaaaaaaaaaaaaaaaacacagaaggtATTCAATGTGCAtcatttccgtatttcagttccgcaaaaaaaaaaaaatagaacaggtcctattattgtctgcattacggacaaggatagtactgttctattaggggccagctgttctgttccgcaaaatatggaaagcacacggacgtcatccgtattttttgcggactgcaaaatacatacggccgtgtgcaagaggcctaaacctcAATAGTAGATGTGCCGAATAAAGTGTAGAACATAATGCATTACCTCATACAGAATCAGCGCTGGTTATTTACATAGCTGAAAAACAATCCAGACACCCAGGTTCTGCAGTTTAATGTATTGACCGAGGCACAGAAACCCTACACAGCTGGCCTTGCAAGGCTAAATCACAAGTTAATAAGGTTTGTAAAATGGTAAAGTGGTTGACGACCATCTTCCAACCACAAAGAATGTTCCTTTCATCTTAGTTTGAACGACGACATACGGTCACAGCCGAAATGATGCCTCAACACCAATGCTGGCCACTTAAGAGGAAATCAAAACGCTAAAAATTTAAAAACTCACCTCTCGCTCTCATCTGCAGCCTTCTCAGCTTCCTCCAGTTTCTGAAGAGCTGTGGCCAAACGCTCCTGAGCACGATCCAACTCCTCCTCTACCAGCTGGATGCGCCTGTTCAATGAGGCTACATCTGCttcagcctaggtgagcaaaagAAAGAATGCAGTCAGTGAAACACAAAGATGAACAAAGGGCTACGCCAGCATCCGGAAGGACCAGTATCTGCCACATAGAGCAAACCAAAaccattccaaaaaaaaaaagggggaactgCCATCAATGGAGCGCTGTACAACTGGAGCTAAAACCTGAATTGTCTAGTACTACATGGAgctatttttcttttcttatcaTTTTTACCTCTGAATAAAGCTTCCATCCATAGGTCTGCTCGCTCTAATAAGCATTATGGGAAACATTAAGAAACCAGAAGACTGGCATCAAAAGTTTGCAAAGttaggagttgggggggggggggggccccttcAGCTCTCCTCCCCATTTTTCTAATAAATGGGCAGGGAGTGGGCATAGCCAGCCCAGCACATTATAATCTACACCAGAAGTGTGTAGGATGTGAGGTTCAATTTTCCTGCGGTCTTTGTGGAAGCAAGGACATTACTGAATTTCAGGTTTTACAAAAGGAGAATTAGGCCGGTGTGCATTTATACAGAATCCACAGCAGAAATCTAAGGCCGACCCATAGGTTTCTGCCATTAATTTTCAGCTTACCTGCTGTAGATCTGCAAATAGCTATTTTTTGTCGTTTCCATGGTCAGGTGCGATTTTTATTCTACTACGTGGATTttcattgagaaaaaaaaaaaacacacacatcaaGAAGGGAGGTGGAATACATGCCAGAGATACACCAAAATCCTTCAAGAGAAGGTGTCAGCAGATTCATGCTGCCCTAACCTGGCTTGACCGACCGGACTACCCCCATACACAAACAGGGAGAGACCTGTCAGAGTCAGGTGGGAGAAGCGAGAGGTGATCTGCCCAACATGTCACCTGAAGCCCAGGTCTTTATCAAAACTGTTGAAATACTGCAGCATCTCCGGGTAAAACATAGCTTGGCAGTGATGGAGCTGGTTATATTTGTTGCCCGTGGTTAGGGGGTTATGACTTCATCACCACAGTCCCTTTATAAAGCGGCCTTGTAACCAGCTCCGTTTTCTTCCTGGTAATACCCATACTGAGAATTCTGCTGAAGTTTTTCCTCCAGAAGAAAAGATCCAACTGCTAACCAAAACCCTTGACCATACCATGCATCATGACATGTCCTCCGTGGAGAAGACAGTCTTTGATATGATAAAAATGGACCAATATAGAATATATAAATGCCAAGAGCTAAAGGTCTGAGAGGCCTGCTGCATCGTGTTATTCTTCATCTATAGGGTGTATGCCGGGATGTGAACGTAGGATGTGGTCAAACGCTTCTCAAACGAGATACAAACACTTGGTAACTTCCTCTTTCCAGAAGAGGCGATGAACATATCTGTGGCTTCTAGTGTTCAGAAAGCCTGCAAACCATAGTACTGTACATTTATGTATACAGCAATGACCCTTAACCAAGAGTCAAGCATACGGGATGCGGTGTTCTGGCCATACATCAAGTAAATCCTCCATGCCTAGCCATTGGGTTTGATGGAGTGTTTGCTGAGCAACCCGCCCTACAAAACTATGTGTGCGTAATTAACCCCTCCTGTACACAGCCTGGTTTCAACAACTTCCTGAGGGCAGGACCATCATTACAACTATGTGCTGTGTACAGAGAGAGACCCTGACCTCTCAAGGACCCAACACACAGCTGTAAATGTGCACAGCATATACTGGAAGAACCAAACAAGGCTATATGTACAACGTGGAACATCTGACCCAATGCATGGTGACCACACTCAGGAACGTCTGTGTGATTGCCGACCGCCTAATGTTTAAGGGTTGTCTCAACTCTCCCCCTGAGACAACAGATGGGGcagctggatttcaacatgcccattcCTAATGTTCTCAAGGGAGATAAGTCTCTACTACAGTTATCCGACAGTAGCTTAAAGGGGATATTCTGGCTACAGAATAGGGTATAACTATTTGATTAGTGGAGATCCTACCAATCATGAGAGGGCCCCAAACCTCATAAAGCTCCCCCTGAAAGGGACAGAGTGGCTGGTAGGAATGCACACGCCACTCTATTTCTAAAGGAGTGCCAGAGATAGGCAAGTACATCGCTCTGCCATCTCTGgcactcccacagaaatgaatggagtggcgtcGCACATTCCAACCAGCCACTCGATCCAATTCAGGGGGGGCTCCATGGGGTTTGGGACCCCACCAATCTAAGGGCTCACACGCACAAACGTATTCTCTGTGTCCATTCCtcttttttgcagaccatatgctgaaccattcatttcaatggatcccccAAAAACACGGAAGTTACCCCATAAGCATTCAgtttctgtatttctgttctgcaaaaaataaaaatagaccaccacctattattgtccgccgaacggacaaggataggactgttattATGGcaaagctgttccgttccgcaaaatgaagaatgcacacggacatccgtatttttttttgcggaccgcaaaataccggtatatatggtcgtgtgcaagaggcctaatagttaTCCTCCATCACCAGTGTAGGGGATAACTTTTTGTTGCCAGAATACCCCTTTGATCCCATTTCTATCAAatgcacatgcatgcttggccaagcAGACCATAAGAGAGGGTTCAGACCTAAGCGCTCTGTATGAGCGATTCTCCGGCGTCTcacagacgcggctccggaagtatgcgaacgcccattgtcgtgcgttcccggaagtctatgtacgggaaggcgcgacaatacgcccccaaagaagctcctgaacttcttggggcgttctacagcgcgatcgtacgcgctgtaaaacgctcaggtgagaaccatgccgatagggaagcattggtttctccttgttgagcgttttacagcgcgtaggaacgcgctgtaaaacgctcatgtgtgaacccagcgtaaggGGAGATCTGCAGcagcaaaatctgcaccaaattctGTGAATTTTAAACAGAACACTGCAGATTTCACTCTATTGCAAAGGGTGAGATCCATCCAAATCAGATATCTGCAACATAAATTGACATAACAACCCACAACGCATGTTGGGTGGACGTTCTCTGCAATGAATGGATgagatttagaaaaaaataagTCTATATAACTATCTTTGCTGCACAACACGCATTTATGCAACGCAGGAACATATACTAAGCGGGTCGGAATAGCTGCAGCCACACAACCCTTTGGCTGACAGCATATCGTGACCTTCCGACCCACAAACCTAACAAAActcttatcccatgattaatgtaaaaaaattaagatcagacatcatatagcatatgccaatctctaacaaagctagaaccagcccagtacctcacatggatccagggatctccccattcattgttcctaTTGCtccgctagatttatttcaggctggaagCTCATAGGGCATGCCCTCTCTCAAGGGTCAGGTCCTTCCTTCTGCAGttttctccctgtaactgtcacagcttctaacaggccATCTGGCTGGTGGCAGTGGACGGTAAACGtgcactgagcatgtgtgaccacctcagcaaggtggactGAGAGATGAGAaaaagaacagcaggtggcgctatacagatacattttatttagttgctcagtggctatgctatttttttttttatttaattagagTATTCTAATTGGCTTGAAAAATCGTAGAACACTTTTCATGAGACCACCTCCTTAATACAGGTACAATGGATCTGAAAAATGACTGGCGAGCGTCATATTGGGCATTCCCTTTCAGTTTCTATACATGAATTATACAAACCACCCACATAGCAATAATGAATACTAAAATAATGTTCCCTTATAAAGAATGAAGAAACCACATGTTATGCCAGATATGACAATTTCCGGCCCCGGGCCATATTATTAACGTAATAAAATTAGCAGTTAGGTCTACTTGGCAAGTAGACTAATAACCGGATTACAATTAATGGTAGGGCGCTGTCAAATCAAGCGCTAGCGCAGCAGTCCGCTCTACCGGTTTTACAGTAATGTGGTGAGAGGCGATGAAGGATTCTTAGACTGGAGTGGGAAGAGGTGACAAAGTGACAATGAGGCCTGCACTAAACTCCACCCTATGGTAAAAGAAAAGCAGAAACAAAGATAAGATGGCCACCCGAGCAAAAggttagaataaaaaataaaaaaaagtcaccaaaTTGCACGCAGTGACTAAATATTTGCATGCCGCTGATTATATCCCAGTG is a genomic window of Bufo bufo chromosome 1, aBufBuf1.1, whole genome shotgun sequence containing:
- the TPM1 gene encoding tropomyosin alpha-1 chain isoform X11, which produces MAGMTSLEAVRRKIKCLQDQADAAEERAERLQRERDVERKLRETAEADVASLNRRIQLVEEELDRAQERLATALQKLEEAEKAADESERGMKVIENRALKDEEKMELQEIQLKEAKHIAEEADRKYEEVARKLVIIEGDLERAEERAELSESRCRQFDEQQRITDHTLKRLLASEEKYSQKEDKYEEEIKVLTDKLKEAETRAEFAERTVAKLEKTIDDLEEKVTHAKEENLNMHQMLDQTLQELNNM
- the TPM1 gene encoding tropomyosin alpha-1 chain isoform X10 codes for the protein MAGMTSLEAVRRKIKCLQDQADAAEERAERLQRERDVERKLRETAEADVASLNRRIQLVEEELDRAQERLATALQKLEEAEKAADESERGMKVIENRALKDEEKMELQEIQLKEAKHIAEEADRKYEEVARKLVIIEGDLERAEERAELSESRCRQFDEQQRITDHTLKRLLASEEKYSQKEDKYEEEIKVLTDKLKEAETRAEFAERTVAKLEKTIDDLEDELYAQKLKYKAISEELDHALNDMTSI